One window from the genome of Saprospiraceae bacterium encodes:
- a CDS encoding protein BatD produces MKKHLTVVFVCFSLLLFGQVSFEVITDAQSVLQNSSFQLSFKLSNAQGSNFNAPDFSPFQVIAGPARSMQTSIINGAMTSSIGYVYTLACNQVGSFTIKPANILVNGKVLYSKPITIKVVKAQANASNGAEIIVRAFLDKTEAYLGEQICLTYKLYTQVNIDNMEMGTHPNLDAFQDQAVNMLNNPTLREIYNGKEYTTKILSKTILFPVKSGRIHIDPSVYRFVKGERDPFGVGMTSMFRSEVVNVSTNDLEILIKELPQPIPENYSGAVGSMSIQFSPLNRTYSLNDAIHLGLQLQGDANFNTLNPDFIKLDSSFEITDSKSGDIIKVTDEPRLTNTRKFDFLLLPKKSGQFILAPGFVYFNTELKKYIHLQDSFLLQISPGHETAKNNAPDAILDPIIEHPKLIAGHDYLFNDPKIWLLSLFPIALLCIGLIRNTRLKKKQLDPDSFEFQTTDPGELNLDGLEIQLLQKINKVFKKDTRFKSLTEAKMYLNFIIKDDTKPISFLDLIQQLEAMKYSGIQDVTKLKDLQARIARLDELSI; encoded by the coding sequence ATGAAAAAACATCTGACTGTTGTATTTGTATGTTTTAGTTTACTTCTGTTTGGGCAAGTAAGCTTTGAAGTCATCACGGATGCTCAAAGTGTTTTACAAAACAGTAGTTTCCAGTTGAGTTTTAAACTCAGTAATGCACAAGGATCGAATTTTAATGCACCTGATTTTAGTCCGTTTCAGGTAATTGCAGGTCCGGCCCGTTCGATGCAAACCAGTATTATCAATGGAGCCATGACGTCCTCCATAGGATATGTATATACACTTGCATGTAATCAAGTTGGAAGCTTTACTATTAAACCTGCCAATATCTTAGTTAATGGAAAAGTTCTCTATAGCAAGCCCATTACGATTAAGGTTGTTAAAGCGCAAGCCAATGCAAGCAATGGCGCCGAAATAATTGTAAGAGCTTTTTTGGATAAGACTGAAGCCTATCTTGGAGAACAAATTTGTTTGACTTATAAATTATATACCCAGGTTAATATTGACAATATGGAAATGGGAACACATCCTAATTTGGATGCATTTCAGGACCAGGCTGTTAATATGTTGAACAATCCTACCTTGCGTGAAATTTATAACGGCAAGGAGTACACAACAAAAATTCTTTCTAAAACCATTTTGTTTCCAGTCAAAAGCGGTCGGATCCATATTGATCCTTCGGTATATCGATTTGTAAAAGGGGAACGCGATCCCTTTGGAGTTGGAATGACATCTATGTTTCGTTCTGAAGTTGTCAATGTTTCCACAAATGATTTGGAAATTCTGATTAAAGAATTACCTCAACCCATTCCTGAAAATTATAGCGGTGCAGTGGGATCCATGTCCATTCAATTCAGTCCTTTAAACAGGACTTATTCATTAAATGATGCCATTCATTTAGGACTTCAACTTCAGGGAGATGCCAACTTTAATACCTTGAATCCGGATTTTATTAAATTGGATTCCAGCTTTGAAATTACAGATTCCAAAAGTGGAGATATCATTAAAGTTACTGATGAACCCCGTTTAACAAATACCCGAAAATTTGACTTTCTCTTATTGCCAAAAAAATCCGGACAATTTATACTAGCACCGGGCTTTGTATACTTTAATACCGAATTAAAAAAATACATTCACTTGCAAGACAGTTTTTTACTCCAGATAAGTCCCGGCCACGAAACTGCAAAAAACAATGCACCAGATGCGATATTGGATCCAATTATCGAACACCCTAAACTCATTGCCGGGCATGATTATTTATTCAATGATCCAAAAATATGGCTGCTCAGTCTTTTTCCAATTGCCTTATTGTGTATCGGGCTGATTAGAAATACCCGATTGAAAAAGAAGCAACTGGATCCCGATTCATTTGAATTTCAAACTACCGATCCGGGTGAATTAAATTTAGATGGATTAGAAATTCAACTTCTTCAAAAGATAAACAAGGTATTTAAAAAGGATACCCGTTTTAAGTCCTTGACTGAAGCGAAAATGTATTTAAATTTTATCATTAAGGACGATACAAAACCAATATCCTTTTTAGACCTAATTCAACAGTTAGAAGCGATGAAATACAGTGGAATCCAGGATGTAACAAAACTGAAGGATTTGCAAGCACGTATCGCGCGGCTGGATGAGCTATCCATCTAA
- a CDS encoding BatD family protein: MKTILFILFVGIQLVHSQELQFNVSVSNDTLLLGNYLEVKFEIKNGSGKFLPPDFSGWNLVSGPNTASSYSFMNGQVSQTSSYTYYLEAPSDGEFIIESGNLQTEEKTYKTPPVKIIVFQNPEGIRQRPKTKQEERIVPEESVPSTEPKKKEKLPNSDEKTSDCCICMF, from the coding sequence ATGAAAACAATTCTTTTTATTTTATTTGTTGGTATTCAACTCGTGCATTCACAGGAATTGCAATTTAATGTTTCTGTAAGCAATGACACCCTTTTATTAGGAAATTACCTGGAAGTAAAATTTGAAATTAAAAATGGTTCAGGCAAGTTTTTACCACCTGATTTTTCAGGCTGGAACCTTGTTTCAGGTCCAAATACGGCGTCCAGCTATTCGTTTATGAACGGACAAGTTAGTCAGACCAGTTCATATACTTATTATTTAGAAGCTCCTTCAGATGGTGAATTTATAATTGAGTCAGGAAATTTACAAACTGAAGAAAAAACCTACAAAACACCTCCGGTAAAAATTATTGTATTTCAAAATCCAGAAGGCATTAGGCAACGCCCAAAAACCAAACAAGAAGAACGCATTGTACCTGAAGAGTCGGTACCATCAACAGAGCCTAAGAAAAAAGAAAAGTTACCAAACTCTGATGAAAAAACATCTGACTGTTGTATTTGTATGTTTTAG
- a CDS encoding tetratricopeptide repeat protein has product MKRLQSGGKMVKNIVPIFIFASFQIVIHAQDPKIFALKGDKFFRDSAFMEAEESYRKANELRPEFKYQYNIGNSLYNQGRTKEAADYYEKSISSSNSEAIKSKAYYNLGNSYFNQKQYDKSIEAYKESLKRNPNDLEAKNNLVLAKKQLQVQQQQQQQQQQQQQQQQQQENQEQKDKQEQQKQDQAKKQEQKNSKNEQSENKNEKPEEKDPSSGEEPKEMSKDQAEQLLRMVDDQDKKIRERIQKMQSKSRKRVKDW; this is encoded by the coding sequence TTGAAACGCTTACAATCAGGAGGAAAAATGGTTAAAAACATAGTACCTATTTTCATTTTTGCCAGCTTTCAAATCGTGATCCATGCGCAGGATCCTAAAATATTTGCATTAAAAGGAGATAAATTTTTCAGAGATTCAGCTTTTATGGAAGCCGAAGAATCCTACAGAAAAGCCAATGAACTTAGGCCAGAATTTAAATATCAATACAACATTGGCAACAGTTTATACAATCAAGGCCGCACAAAAGAAGCAGCTGATTATTACGAAAAAAGTATTAGTTCATCGAATTCAGAAGCTATTAAATCAAAAGCCTATTACAATTTAGGTAATTCGTATTTTAATCAAAAACAATACGATAAAAGCATTGAAGCTTACAAAGAATCCCTGAAGCGAAACCCGAATGACTTAGAAGCAAAAAATAATCTGGTGTTGGCTAAAAAACAATTGCAAGTTCAACAACAACAGCAGCAACAGCAACAGCAACAACAACAACAACAGCAGCAACAAGAAAATCAAGAACAAAAAGACAAACAAGAACAACAAAAGCAAGATCAGGCTAAAAAGCAGGAACAAAAAAATTCAAAAAATGAACAATCTGAAAACAAGAATGAAAAACCTGAAGAAAAGGATCCATCCAGCGGTGAAGAACCAAAGGAAATGAGCAAAGATCAGGCTGAACAATTACTGCGGATGGTAGATGATCAGGATAAAAAAATAAGGGAGCGAATTCAAAAAATGCAAAGTAAATCTCGTAAACGCGTTAAAGATTGGTAA
- a CDS encoding VWA domain-containing protein, translated as MFRLESGYYLLLLLAIPVFYLLFLNYKKLLENSWSKLGNADTLKQSMLGSGRLFKRKFILFNLVILFSVVSLTNPQFGKKKEKVKSQNVDVFLALDVSTSMLCSDIKPDRLARAQVWIKQFLDRFKSERIGFISFAGSAYLNSPLTTDLATIQLMSSMAGPKNIGTQGTAISDAIELAIKSFGEEQGFHRILIILTDGEDHEGEAIESAKKTAQKGISVITIPVGTEQGGPMPVFGNAGENYRTDESGQLIITKPNRKLLEEIATAGQGELLELENSEYGFNQLKNRFAQLAKKELTYQSFSTYQSYFQYILFLALAVLIFETLTIRRKNG; from the coding sequence ATGTTTAGATTGGAATCAGGATATTATTTATTACTGCTGCTGGCAATACCGGTATTTTATTTGCTATTCCTTAACTACAAGAAATTACTAGAAAATTCCTGGAGTAAACTTGGAAATGCAGATACTTTGAAACAATCCATGCTAGGTTCTGGAAGACTTTTTAAACGCAAATTCATTTTATTTAATTTAGTAATTTTATTTTCAGTAGTAAGTTTGACCAATCCGCAATTTGGAAAGAAAAAAGAAAAAGTAAAATCACAAAATGTAGATGTATTTCTGGCATTGGATGTTTCTACAAGTATGTTGTGTTCTGATATTAAACCTGATCGGTTGGCGCGTGCTCAAGTATGGATTAAACAATTTTTGGATCGTTTTAAAAGTGAGCGCATTGGATTTATTTCATTTGCCGGCAGTGCTTATTTAAATTCACCTCTTACTACTGATTTGGCTACCATTCAATTAATGAGCTCGATGGCCGGACCCAAAAATATCGGAACACAGGGAACTGCAATCTCTGATGCCATTGAACTGGCTATAAAATCATTTGGAGAGGAACAAGGTTTTCATCGAATCCTTATCATCCTGACAGATGGAGAAGATCATGAGGGCGAGGCGATCGAATCAGCAAAAAAAACTGCACAAAAAGGAATTAGCGTAATCACAATTCCTGTAGGGACAGAACAAGGTGGCCCTATGCCTGTTTTTGGAAATGCAGGAGAAAACTACCGGACGGATGAATCCGGTCAACTTATTATTACTAAACCCAATCGAAAACTGCTGGAAGAAATTGCAACAGCAGGACAAGGTGAATTGTTGGAATTAGAAAACAGCGAATATGGATTTAACCAACTAAAAAATCGCTTTGCTCAATTAGCTAAGAAAGAACTAACCTATCAATCTTTTAGTACGTATCAATCTTATTTTCAATACATTTTGTTTTTGGCATTGGCTGTATTAATTTTTGAAACGCTTACAATCAGGAGGAAAAATGGTTAA
- a CDS encoding VWA domain-containing protein has protein sequence MSWIGLDRLEWESPWMFLLLLALPWIWYFLFKNSERTTNALQYPSLNRIKRQSNWKIKYYQFLNYFRLLAIALFILALARPRWVLKEEKINAEGIAIFLAMDLSSSMLSQDFDPNRLEVSKLVAMDFISKRPYDRIGLTAFSGEGFTQCPLTTDHEALNGLLAELKCGFLEDGTAIGMGLASAINRLKEDSAKSKIIILLTDGVNNAGEISPQLAAELAKTYQIKIYSIGVGTVGEAYSPIGRSQHGEYVFGMAPVTIDEGLLHQISTATGGKYYRAVNVEKLKEIYTEIDRLEKTKIEVRYVKRYEEEFRFFLLAGLIILCIEWLLKFTKLKILSEYV, from the coding sequence ATGAGTTGGATTGGATTGGATCGGTTAGAATGGGAATCCCCATGGATGTTTTTGCTGTTACTGGCCTTGCCATGGATCTGGTATTTTTTATTTAAAAACTCGGAACGGACAACCAATGCGTTACAATACCCTAGTTTAAATCGAATCAAAAGACAAAGCAATTGGAAGATAAAATACTATCAATTTTTAAACTATTTTCGACTGTTGGCCATCGCCTTGTTTATTTTGGCTTTAGCCAGACCTCGCTGGGTGTTGAAAGAAGAAAAAATTAATGCAGAAGGCATTGCGATTTTTCTTGCTATGGATTTATCCTCCAGTATGTTAAGTCAGGATTTTGATCCCAATCGTTTAGAAGTTAGTAAGCTCGTAGCAATGGATTTTATTTCAAAAAGACCTTATGATCGCATCGGCTTAACCGCATTTTCAGGAGAGGGCTTTACTCAATGTCCTTTAACAACGGATCACGAAGCCTTAAATGGATTATTAGCTGAACTCAAATGCGGATTTCTGGAAGATGGAACAGCTATCGGGATGGGATTGGCTTCAGCAATAAATCGCTTGAAAGAAGATTCAGCTAAAAGTAAAATAATTATATTACTAACCGATGGAGTAAACAATGCAGGTGAAATTTCACCTCAATTAGCAGCAGAGCTTGCAAAGACCTATCAAATAAAAATTTATTCGATTGGAGTGGGGACTGTCGGAGAAGCGTATTCACCAATTGGTCGAAGTCAACATGGAGAATATGTATTTGGAATGGCTCCTGTGACCATTGATGAGGGCTTGCTCCATCAAATTTCAACAGCTACAGGTGGCAAATATTACCGAGCAGTTAACGTTGAAAAATTAAAAGAAATTTATACAGAAATTGATCGACTTGAAAAAACAAAAATAGAAGTGCGGTATGTTAAACGATATGAAGAAGAATTTCGATTCTTTTTATTAGCAGGTTTAATAATCTTATGCATAGAGTGGCTTTTAAAATTTACTAAACTGAAAATTCTATCTGAATATGTTTAG
- a CDS encoding DUF58 domain-containing protein — protein sequence METQDILKKVRQIEIKTKGLSHHLFSGAYHSTFKGRGMSFSEVREYQFGDDIRHIDWNVTARSGQTQIKVFEEERELTLMLLVDISRSTLFGSLDQTKMQWMTEISAVLAFSATQNHDKVGMILFSDKIHLYVPPKKGKQHILRMIRELLVLRPDSGKTRFDIPLQYLNRVQTKKNICFLISDFHDPVHEASLKIVSRRHDVIGLQILDPLEKKWSDIGLIQLKDAESGDEILIDTSDKNWLKTFEEEQKLQSIKTKQLFNRANADFLTLDIQDSYIKTLLNFFKKRT from the coding sequence ATGGAGACGCAGGACATTCTTAAAAAAGTCAGACAAATAGAAATAAAAACCAAAGGACTGAGTCATCACTTGTTCTCTGGTGCTTATCACAGTACGTTTAAAGGACGTGGCATGTCCTTTTCTGAAGTACGTGAATATCAATTTGGTGATGACATCCGCCACATCGATTGGAATGTTACAGCACGTTCCGGTCAAACACAAATTAAAGTTTTTGAAGAAGAACGCGAATTGACCCTGATGCTTTTGGTTGATATCAGCCGTTCAACGTTGTTTGGATCACTGGATCAAACCAAGATGCAATGGATGACTGAAATCAGTGCAGTACTGGCATTTTCAGCAACTCAAAATCATGATAAAGTTGGAATGATTTTATTTAGTGACAAAATTCATCTATACGTTCCCCCGAAAAAAGGGAAACAACATATACTTCGAATGATTCGTGAACTTTTAGTGTTGCGACCAGATTCAGGTAAAACCCGATTTGACATTCCCCTGCAATATTTAAATCGAGTTCAGACTAAAAAAAATATTTGCTTTCTGATTTCTGACTTTCATGATCCCGTACATGAGGCCAGTTTAAAAATTGTATCCCGGAGACACGATGTCATTGGATTACAAATTTTGGATCCCTTGGAAAAAAAATGGTCAGACATTGGACTAATTCAATTAAAAGATGCAGAGTCTGGTGATGAGATCCTGATAGACACTTCTGATAAAAATTGGCTCAAAACATTTGAAGAAGAACAGAAACTTCAATCAATAAAAACCAAGCAATTATTTAATCGCGCAAATGCCGATTTTCTAACTTTAGATATTCAGGACTCCTATATAAAAACACTTTTAAATTTTTTCAAAAAAAGAACTTGA
- a CDS encoding AAA family ATPase, with protein MSQYLDIESLNQQIGIESAFLDKLIEQQKRIVVGQKHMIDRMILGLLTNGHILLEGLPGLAKTLAIKTLAQSIDASFNRIQFTPDLLPADIIGTLIYNPANQNFSVRKGPIFANFILADEINRAPAKVQSALLEAMQEKQVTIGKESFKLEEPFLVLATQNPIEQEGTYPLPEAQTDRFMMKVLIDYPTQDEEREIMRRNLNKQIDEKIEPIIHPNDILKARTAVSKIYMDERIEKYIINLVFATRRPEQFKLKEITQWIQYGASPRASIFMALASKAHAFMQHRGFVIPDDIQNVCRDILRHRIGLSYEAEAENINQDEIISRILSKVEVP; from the coding sequence ATGTCGCAATATCTTGATATTGAATCCCTCAATCAACAGATTGGTATTGAAAGTGCCTTTTTGGATAAACTCATTGAGCAACAAAAACGCATTGTGGTTGGTCAAAAACATATGATTGACCGGATGATTCTTGGTTTACTTACCAACGGTCATATTCTGTTAGAAGGTTTGCCCGGATTAGCTAAAACGTTGGCTATCAAAACTTTGGCACAATCTATTGATGCAAGTTTTAATAGAATTCAATTTACTCCGGATTTGTTACCTGCCGACATCATAGGTACTTTGATTTACAATCCCGCGAATCAGAATTTCTCTGTCAGAAAAGGTCCCATTTTTGCCAATTTTATTTTAGCAGATGAGATCAATCGGGCTCCAGCCAAGGTCCAATCCGCTTTGTTGGAGGCCATGCAAGAAAAGCAGGTCACCATTGGAAAAGAAAGTTTTAAGTTAGAAGAACCCTTTTTGGTTTTGGCTACCCAAAATCCAATCGAACAAGAAGGAACCTACCCATTACCGGAAGCACAAACCGATCGTTTTATGATGAAAGTACTCATTGATTATCCCACACAAGATGAAGAACGGGAAATCATGCGTCGCAATCTCAACAAACAGATTGATGAAAAAATTGAACCCATCATTCATCCAAACGATATTTTGAAAGCACGGACCGCGGTTTCAAAAATTTATATGGATGAACGCATCGAAAAATATATTATTAATCTTGTCTTTGCCACCAGAAGGCCAGAACAATTTAAATTGAAAGAAATTACTCAATGGATTCAATATGGTGCATCTCCACGTGCCAGTATATTTATGGCACTTGCTAGCAAAGCACATGCATTTATGCAACATCGTGGTTTTGTAATTCCAGACGACATTCAAAATGTGTGTCGTGATATTTTAAGACATCGGATCGGATTAAGTTATGAAGCGGAAGCAGAAAATATCAATCAAGATGAAATTATTTCACGCATTTTATCAAAGGTTGAAGTTCCTTAA
- a CDS encoding DUF3078 domain-containing protein → MKFNAPILVMIFIVIFSSQMTSYAQTGEQNAEQEKKRMEKMQESMKMEVADGWNQKAGIGLDLGQLLNINPYVGSGSNRLGLGGAVNYKFQYKKSKFTWSNDLLFSLSTQRIGSGTIASGSNDKLPFEKALDLLTFNSNFAYQVREASPWAYSFDLGLRTQVLSSHQDSASSKIYLKELHVNPYNTNLVSKLFSPALITLAPGVKYTHGKKYYAFLSPVAGQILFVSDQNIANLGIHGTKLKDGSTNEYKTSKFALGALAKGGYSNTYFEKLNFNTELSLFSDYLDKPQNIDVVWTNSIGIELFKGLNLSLRGDLYYDDDKRNSISDSNAVGGFKGIGKRVNFIEQLLIGYTRNF, encoded by the coding sequence ATGAAATTCAATGCGCCTATTTTAGTTATGATCTTTATTGTCATTTTTTCAAGTCAAATGACATCCTATGCCCAAACCGGCGAACAAAATGCTGAACAGGAAAAAAAACGAATGGAAAAAATGCAAGAATCCATGAAAATGGAAGTTGCTGATGGTTGGAATCAGAAAGCTGGCATTGGATTGGACCTGGGTCAATTACTCAACATCAACCCATACGTAGGATCTGGTTCAAACCGTCTGGGATTGGGTGGTGCCGTGAACTATAAATTTCAATATAAAAAATCAAAATTCACTTGGTCTAATGACCTGTTGTTTAGTTTATCTACCCAACGCATCGGATCGGGAACCATTGCTTCAGGTTCAAATGATAAATTGCCCTTTGAAAAAGCACTGGATCTATTAACATTCAACAGCAATTTTGCCTATCAAGTCCGTGAGGCTTCACCCTGGGCATATTCTTTTGATTTGGGCTTGCGTACCCAAGTACTTTCTTCGCATCAAGATTCTGCAAGCAGTAAAATTTATTTAAAAGAATTGCATGTGAATCCATACAACACAAATTTAGTCTCCAAGCTATTTTCTCCTGCCTTAATTACCTTGGCACCAGGAGTTAAATACACGCATGGAAAAAAATATTATGCTTTTCTTTCTCCTGTTGCCGGACAAATTCTATTCGTAAGCGATCAAAATATTGCCAATCTAGGAATTCATGGAACCAAACTAAAGGATGGTAGTACCAATGAATACAAAACTTCCAAATTTGCTTTGGGTGCATTGGCTAAAGGTGGATACAGCAATACGTATTTTGAAAAATTAAATTTCAACACAGAACTTTCTTTGTTTTCAGATTATTTGGATAAACCACAAAACATCGATGTGGTCTGGACCAATAGCATTGGCATTGAATTATTCAAAGGACTCAATCTGAGCCTTCGCGGAGACCTCTATTACGATGATGACAAACGAAACAGCATCAGCGATTCCAATGCAGTCGGCGGCTTCAAAGGCATAGGTAAACGGGTAAATTTTATTGAGCAGCTGTTGATTGGATATACGAGAAATTTTTAA
- a CDS encoding M28 family peptidase produces the protein MLRFNIKSAVCLVFICNSVICFSVKAQNNREDSLFIKKIYNQALEEQIAYKWLYYLSETIGHRIAGSPQNMAAIEFTHQILDSIGCTKVWKQPCTINYWYRGTPEVVEVINHPLVGTKKIHALALGNSAGTPEVGMSGDVIEVKTIEEVKKLGDALKGKIVFFNRAFHDADFHTFTSYGSCVDQRVFGPNAVAKFGAKACLVRSMTGRRDDVPHTGTSIFDEGVEAIPSLAISTRDADLLSQWLAVSPTLIYIKTNCEQRGPKQSYSVIGEIKGSVKPEEIIVVGGHLDSWDVGGGAHDDGAGCVHSMEVLHLFRKLGYQPKRTIRCVLFQNEENGLAGARTYAQVSNDNKEFHLAAIESDAGGFTPHGFSYDADSTVMVKYEKALMKWKDLLSKFELKLQRGGSGADVGQLKSQKGLLLGLRPDSQRYFDYHHTEIDRIEAVHPRELALGSAAMASLVYLMDKYGLGD, from the coding sequence ATGCTTCGGTTTAATATTAAAAGTGCTGTTTGTTTAGTGTTCATTTGTAATTCAGTGATTTGCTTTTCTGTTAAAGCGCAAAATAATAGAGAAGATTCTTTATTCATCAAAAAAATATATAATCAGGCACTTGAGGAGCAGATTGCTTATAAATGGTTGTATTATTTATCTGAAACGATTGGGCACCGCATAGCAGGATCGCCTCAAAATATGGCAGCCATTGAATTTACGCATCAAATTTTAGACAGTATTGGTTGTACGAAAGTTTGGAAGCAGCCTTGTACTATTAATTATTGGTACCGGGGAACTCCGGAAGTCGTAGAAGTTATTAATCACCCTTTAGTGGGTACCAAAAAAATACATGCTTTGGCTTTGGGTAATTCTGCCGGAACTCCTGAAGTCGGAATGTCAGGAGATGTCATTGAGGTAAAAACCATTGAAGAAGTTAAAAAATTGGGAGACGCCCTAAAAGGTAAAATTGTGTTTTTCAACCGGGCGTTTCACGATGCCGATTTTCATACATTTACCAGTTATGGCTCTTGTGTAGATCAACGGGTTTTCGGACCCAATGCGGTTGCTAAATTTGGAGCAAAAGCATGTTTGGTTCGATCCATGACCGGTCGCAGAGATGACGTTCCACATACTGGAACCAGCATTTTTGATGAAGGCGTGGAGGCGATTCCATCATTGGCTATTTCCACCAGAGATGCAGATTTATTGAGTCAATGGCTTGCTGTAAGTCCAACTCTAATTTATATCAAAACGAATTGTGAGCAAAGAGGCCCAAAACAAAGTTACAGCGTGATTGGTGAAATTAAAGGGAGTGTAAAACCGGAGGAAATTATTGTAGTTGGAGGTCATTTGGATTCCTGGGATGTCGGTGGAGGAGCCCATGATGACGGAGCCGGTTGTGTTCATTCGATGGAAGTACTTCATTTATTTAGAAAATTGGGATACCAACCCAAACGAACCATTCGCTGTGTTTTATTTCAAAATGAAGAAAATGGCTTGGCAGGAGCGCGAACCTATGCACAAGTTTCAAACGATAATAAAGAGTTTCATTTAGCAGCAATCGAGTCAGATGCTGGCGGATTTACGCCGCATGGATTTAGTTATGATGCAGATTCTACCGTCATGGTTAAATATGAAAAAGCCTTAATGAAGTGGAAGGACTTGTTGTCAAAATTCGAACTCAAACTTCAAAGAGGCGGTTCCGGTGCCGATGTTGGCCAATTAAAAAGTCAAAAAGGCTTGTTACTTGGCTTAAGACCGGACTCTCAGCGCTATTTTGATTACCACCATACTGAAATTGATCGAATCGAAGCAGTACATCCCCGTGAATTGGCTTTGGGTTCAGCTGCCATGGCCAGTTTGGTTTATTTGATGGATAAATACGGGCTGGGTGATTGA
- a CDS encoding hypoxanthine phosphoribosyltransferase: MIEIQLVDKKFQLFIPNARILDKIDELAQQINRAYSGQQLEILVLLDGAKMFADTILPRLKFNYNAHYQQVKSYQGMHSGGAIQFDREFLNQFKGKNLLILEDIVDTGNTLKHLSTVLMAQNLEQLAIATLLYKPRQMKHSIPLNFIGFEIGPEFVVGFGMDYNECGRELKDIYHLKSQ; this comes from the coding sequence GTGATTGAAATTCAATTAGTTGACAAAAAATTTCAGCTGTTTATACCCAACGCCAGGATCCTTGACAAAATTGATGAGTTAGCCCAACAAATCAACAGAGCGTATTCCGGACAGCAACTTGAAATTCTTGTGTTGTTGGACGGAGCTAAAATGTTTGCCGATACCATTTTGCCACGATTAAAATTTAATTACAATGCACATTATCAGCAAGTTAAGTCATATCAAGGCATGCATTCAGGTGGAGCAATTCAGTTTGACAGGGAATTTTTAAACCAGTTTAAGGGTAAAAATTTGCTTATTTTAGAGGATATTGTTGATACTGGAAATACCTTAAAGCATTTGTCTACAGTTCTAATGGCTCAAAATCTGGAGCAGCTGGCGATCGCTACATTATTGTACAAACCCCGTCAAATGAAGCATTCAATCCCACTAAATTTCATTGGATTTGAGATTGGACCTGAGTTTGTAGTCGGATTTGGAATGGATTACAATGAGTGCGGAAGGGAATTAAAAGATATTTATCATTTAAAAAGCCAATAA
- a CDS encoding type II toxin-antitoxin system RelE/ParE family toxin, producing MVQIKWLKSAKQDLSEIYTYISYDSSKYGKLQLIKIQNKIKILKKNIMIGKAVPELNRPDIRELVEGNYRIIYRVINSSCVHILLIHHSARDIRSRKL from the coding sequence GTGGTTCAAATAAAATGGCTTAAATCGGCAAAACAAGATCTAAGTGAAATTTATACATACATTTCATATGACTCTAGTAAGTATGGAAAGTTGCAACTTATAAAAATTCAAAATAAAATTAAGATCTTAAAAAAGAATATTATGATAGGAAAAGCTGTTCCTGAATTAAATAGACCAGATATCAGAGAATTAGTTGAAGGAAATTATCGAATCATTTATCGAGTTATTAATAGTTCATGCGTTCATATACTATTAATTCATCATTCAGCGCGTGACATCAGATCAAGAAAATTATAA